Below is a genomic region from Luoshenia tenuis.
AGCCGTCGGATCCCCGGAAGGGCTTTTCTGCAGGCATTCCACCCGCGTGCCCTGGATGATGCCGATATCCTGGAGCCGCCGGCGCATGCTGCCGCTCAGCGTCAGCTCTTCTACCTGTACGATATTGCCGATCTCTACGGTGTTGAGGGTACGATTCATGCTTGCTATCATAAAAAAGGACTCCTTATCATAAATTAGTGTGAAGGAAATTTGTTTCCCGCTACTAACATATGTCCAGTCAGCCCCAGGTGTTACGGACGAATGGAGAAGTGGAACCATGGCGCATGCCGAAAATGAGGATTTCAGAACGCTCAAGGGCTATGATCTCAATAGCCCCCATAAAGTCACCTACGCCATGGAAGATTATCTGGAGATGATCTACCGCTATACCCGGGAGGATGGGTACGCCCGTATCAGCACCCTATCCCAGACGCTGCACGTCAAGCCCTCTTCCTCCTCCAAAATGGTGCAAAACCTCAAGGATTGCGGCCTGGTGGATTATGAAAAGTATGGCATCATCAAGCTGACCCAGGAGGGGACGAAGCTGGGGGAATACCTGCTTTACCGGCACGAGACGCTCAACCGCTTTTTTTGCTTGCTCAATCATTCTCAAGGCGAGCTGGAGCTGACCGAGCAGATCGAGCACTATATCACCCGCGATACCCTGCAAAACATCGAAAAGTTAAACGCCCTTTTAACGGTTATCGCGGATTTCAATCCATAAAAAAGCGCGGCGGATTTCTCCGCCGCGCTGCCTTTTCATTCATCCATTACTTATGATAATGCTTATATTGCTCGGTGACCTCTGCCATCGGCCCGCACATCTTGACCTTGCCGTGATCCAGCCACAAAACCCGGTTGCACAGTTTTTCGATCTGTTTAATCGCATGAGACACCAAAATAACCGTGGTCCCGCCCCGCATCATCTCGTCTATGCGCCGCTCGCACTTCTCCTGAAACAGGTAATCGCCCACCGATAGGATCTCGTCCACAATCAAAATATCCGGCGTCACCACCGTGGCGATGGCGAACCCCAGCCGGGCCACCATACCGGAGGAAAAGTTTTTGACGGCTACATCCTGAAATTCCCGCAGTTCGGCAAAGTCGATGATCTCATCATACTTGCTCTTGATAAAATCCGGCGAATAGCCCAGCACCGTCGCGTTTAAAAATACGTTTTCCCGGGCGGTCAATTCCATATCAAAGCCCGCGCCCAATTCGATCAGCGGGGCAATGGTGCCATCCACCACCACGCTGCCCTCAGAGGGGGCGATAATGCCGGAGATGATCTTGAGGATGGTGCTCTTTCCCGCGCCGTTAAAGCCTACGATGCCGAAAACATCGCCCTTGGCGATCTCAAAGGATACGTTATCCAGCGCCACGAACTTTTCAAACATCAGCTGGTGTTTAACAAGCTTGATAAAATATTCCTTGAGGCTGTCCACCTTCTCTTTAGGAAGGTTGAAGTTCATGGTCACGTTTTTTACTTCTACCACGTTCATCTTAACTCGTTCTCCCTAAATATGAAGGATGAAGTTGCGCTGCAACTTACGGAATACCAATACGCCTACGATCAATGCCCCGCCCGCAAACAGCATGCAGATCAGGTTATCGGTCAACCCGGGGACGACGCCGTTCATCATAATGTTGCGGTTATAGGTCACAAAGTGATAGAGTGGGTTGAATTTGAAAACCGTCAGCATAAATGCGGGGATCGCCTGCGGATCGACAGGGTAAAAAATCGGCGTTAGATACATCCAGGCCGTCAGCACCACGCCGTACAGGTGCAGGATATCGCGAAAATATACGGTAAGTGCCGATAGCAGCAATCCCATCCCCAGCGCAAAACAGAATGTATAGATGATGGGTATTGGGAACAGCAGCGCCGTCCAATGGATAGGCGTTTGGGTCACCGCATAGATCAGGGCCATGGCGATGAGAGAAAAAAGCATATTCACCAGGGCAAAGGTCACCTTTTCCAAAGGAAAGATGTACTTTGGAATATACACTTTTTTGATCAGGGCACTGGCCTCTAGTATCGAGGAATTACACATGTTCGTCGCCTCGGAGAAGAAGTTGAACAGCGTGTAGCCCGTCAAATAATAGACCGGGAAATGTTCGATATTAAACTTAAAGATATTGGAGAATACGGCGGTAATGACCAGCATCATCAAAAGCGGATTGAGCACGCTCCACAGGATGCCCAGCACCGAACGGCGGTATTTCACCTTTAAGTCCCGCCCGATCAGATTAAATAGCAGATGCCTGTATTTTACAAACATCGCTAAAGACTGTTTCAAATTTAAAACCTCCTAATAGTGGCCGTTTACGCTTTTCGCCCCTCATTATACCACCCTTTACAAAAAATGTATATTTCTTCGTAAAGGGACGCGGATGAAAAAGGACAGTTTATTCATTATACAAAAACCCCTTTGTTTTCACAAGAGATAGATTTTTTCATCCGCTCTTAGGGTACCCGCAATCGGTACAATTATCGGCCATGAAAAAAGGCCGGCTTTCCGCCGGCCCTTAAAATATTTTGATATTACCTTATGCACTGCGCCACAAAGTAGCGGAACAGCGGCGCCATAGGCTGGCCCGCGCCGCCTTCCTTTTCCGGGTGCCACTGTACCCCATACAGGTTACGCCTCCCGTCGCTTACCGCCTCGATCGTCCCGTCCGCAGCGCAGGCGGCGCATTGCAGGCCTACGCCCAGCCGCCCTACTGCTTGGTGATGAAAGCTGTTTACCTCAATCTTTCCATAGGGAAAGATCGCGCTTAAAAAACTTTCCTCAGGCCAGGTGATCTCATGGCGTACGTTGGCGTGCTTGACCCCTCGCATTTGGGGCAGATCTTGTATCAAATCTCCCCCCAACGCCACATTCAGCGTCTGTATCCCGCGGCAGATGCCCAAAACCGGCTTGCCTGCCTCCAAAAAAGCCCGGGTCAGCCAGAGTTCGGTATCATCCCTTCCGGAAGACACCAGCTCTGTCTTCTCATGGCGCGTTTGGCCATAGCGCGCCGGGTCCATATCCCCGCCGCCGGCCAAGATCAGCCCATCCAGCCGCTGCGCGAGCCCCTCTGCCGCCGCCTCGCCGCAGCGCCATAATAATACGGGCTGCGCCCCAGCATCCTCTACGGATTGGTGGTAATCCATACGCAGCTGAATATGGGTGCCGCTGTCCGAATCGCTGGTGGTGATGCCGATCAAAGGCCGCATAGTTTCCCTCCTTAACTGCTTACGCCATCAGGCG
It encodes:
- a CDS encoding gamma-glutamyl-gamma-aminobutyrate hydrolase family protein, giving the protein MRPLIGITTSDSDSGTHIQLRMDYHQSVEDAGAQPVLLWRCGEAAAEGLAQRLDGLILAGGGDMDPARYGQTRHEKTELVSSGRDDTELWLTRAFLEAGKPVLGICRGIQTLNVALGGDLIQDLPQMRGVKHANVRHEITWPEESFLSAIFPYGKIEVNSFHHQAVGRLGVGLQCAACAADGTIEAVSDGRRNLYGVQWHPEKEGGAGQPMAPLFRYFVAQCIR
- a CDS encoding ABC transporter ATP-binding protein: MNVVEVKNVTMNFNLPKEKVDSLKEYFIKLVKHQLMFEKFVALDNVSFEIAKGDVFGIVGFNGAGKSTILKIISGIIAPSEGSVVVDGTIAPLIELGAGFDMELTARENVFLNATVLGYSPDFIKSKYDEIIDFAELREFQDVAVKNFSSGMVARLGFAIATVVTPDILIVDEILSVGDYLFQEKCERRIDEMMRGGTTVILVSHAIKQIEKLCNRVLWLDHGKVKMCGPMAEVTEQYKHYHK
- a CDS encoding metal-dependent transcriptional regulator, whose protein sequence is MAHAENEDFRTLKGYDLNSPHKVTYAMEDYLEMIYRYTREDGYARISTLSQTLHVKPSSSSKMVQNLKDCGLVDYEKYGIIKLTQEGTKLGEYLLYRHETLNRFFCLLNHSQGELELTEQIEHYITRDTLQNIEKLNALLTVIADFNP
- a CDS encoding ABC transporter permease, which gives rise to MKQSLAMFVKYRHLLFNLIGRDLKVKYRRSVLGILWSVLNPLLMMLVITAVFSNIFKFNIEHFPVYYLTGYTLFNFFSEATNMCNSSILEASALIKKVYIPKYIFPLEKVTFALVNMLFSLIAMALIYAVTQTPIHWTALLFPIPIIYTFCFALGMGLLLSALTVYFRDILHLYGVVLTAWMYLTPIFYPVDPQAIPAFMLTVFKFNPLYHFVTYNRNIMMNGVVPGLTDNLICMLFAGGALIVGVLVFRKLQRNFILHI
- a CDS encoding FeoA family protein, with product MIASMNRTLNTVEIGNIVQVEELTLSGSMRRRLQDIGIIQGTRVECLQKSPSGDPTAYLVRGTVIALRAEDAAGIAVRAVS